Proteins encoded together in one Mycolicibacter minnesotensis window:
- a CDS encoding MCE family protein, translating into MLKPQIKRQLVIFSVLTAVALLVLGVYYLRLPTLAGVGQYSLKADLPEAGGLYKTANVTYRGTIIGRVTSVEPTESGAQATFQISSKYKIPVDASANVHSVSAIGEQYLDLVSTDNQGQYLKAGQTITKGTVPSAIGPALDTANRGLAALPTGKISALLDETATAVGGLGPSLQRLVDATQAIVGDFKANLGDVNDIVEKSAPIIESQTESGDSIHQWARNLNVLASQAASREDTVKHIISDLPPLTDQVHSVFSETKDTLPQLMANMAILTEMSKRYNRNTEQVLVFLPQAGSIIQTVTSTYPGRGSMGVALGAFPGPIFPVPVPGLSLNSPPPCFTGFVPASEWRAFADTSPAELPDVACRIPQDTPGNSVRGVRNIPCVDVPGKRAATPKDCRSDKPYVPMGTNPWYGDPNQIRNCPALGARCDQPVEPGHVIPAPSVNTGLNPLPANMVPPSPQPVSDPLSRPGTGSVQCNGQQPNPCIYTPGGGPAAIYNPQSGQAVGPDGVEYSVENSMNLGDDAWKGMLAPFR; encoded by the coding sequence TTGCTGAAACCACAGATCAAGCGCCAGCTGGTCATCTTCAGCGTCCTGACGGCGGTGGCGCTGCTGGTGTTGGGCGTCTACTACCTGCGGCTGCCGACGCTGGCCGGCGTGGGCCAGTACTCGCTGAAGGCGGATCTACCCGAGGCCGGTGGTCTGTACAAGACCGCCAATGTGACCTACCGCGGCACCATCATCGGTCGGGTCACCAGCGTGGAACCGACGGAGTCCGGGGCCCAGGCCACGTTCCAGATCTCCAGCAAGTACAAGATCCCGGTAGACGCCAGCGCCAACGTGCACTCGGTTTCGGCGATCGGTGAGCAGTACCTGGATCTGGTGTCGACCGACAATCAGGGTCAGTACCTGAAGGCCGGCCAGACGATCACCAAGGGAACCGTCCCGTCTGCGATCGGGCCGGCGCTGGACACCGCCAACCGCGGGTTGGCGGCGTTGCCGACGGGCAAGATCTCGGCTCTGCTGGATGAGACGGCGACGGCAGTCGGCGGGCTGGGCCCGTCACTGCAGCGTCTGGTCGATGCGACGCAGGCGATCGTGGGCGACTTCAAGGCGAATCTGGGCGACGTCAACGACATCGTGGAGAAGTCGGCGCCGATCATCGAGAGCCAGACCGAGTCGGGCGACTCCATTCACCAATGGGCGCGCAACCTGAATGTGTTGGCCAGTCAGGCGGCCAGCCGAGAAGACACCGTCAAGCACATCATCTCGGATCTGCCGCCGTTGACCGACCAGGTCCACTCGGTGTTCAGCGAGACCAAGGACACGCTGCCGCAGCTGATGGCCAACATGGCGATCCTGACGGAGATGTCCAAGCGGTACAACCGGAACACCGAGCAGGTGCTGGTCTTCCTTCCCCAGGCCGGTTCGATCATCCAGACCGTGACATCTACCTACCCCGGCCGAGGATCGATGGGCGTTGCGCTGGGGGCGTTCCCCGGTCCGATCTTCCCGGTGCCGGTTCCCGGCCTGAGCCTGAACTCGCCTCCGCCCTGCTTTACTGGCTTTGTGCCGGCGTCGGAGTGGCGGGCGTTCGCCGACACCAGCCCGGCGGAACTGCCGGATGTCGCCTGCCGGATTCCGCAGGACACCCCGGGGAACTCCGTACGTGGTGTCCGCAACATCCCCTGTGTTGACGTGCCGGGTAAGCGGGCGGCGACACCCAAGGATTGCCGCAGCGACAAGCCGTACGTCCCGATGGGCACCAACCCCTGGTACGGCGACCCGAACCAGATCCGGAACTGCCCGGCCCTGGGTGCACGCTGCGACCAGCCGGTCGAGCCGGGTCACGTCATTCCGGCTCCGTCGGTCAACACCGGGCTGAACCCGCTGCCGGCCAATATGGTGCCGCCGTCGCCGCAGCCGGTGAGCGACCCGCTATCGCGGCCAGGTACCGGTAGCGTGCAGTGCAACGGTCAACAACCGAACCCCTGCATCTATACCCCCGGCGGGGGACCAGCCGCGATCTACAATCCGCAGAGTGGCCAGGCGGTGGGGCCAGACGGCGTCGAATACTCCGTCGAGAACTCGATGAACTTAGGAGACGACGCATGGAAGGGGATGCTGGCGCCGTTCCGCTGA
- a CDS encoding MCE family protein, producing MKTVSRRGLQALVLLMAALTLSSCSSWRGIANVSLPGGPGSGPGAYTVYVQVPDTLALNGNSRVLVADVFVGAVERIELKNWVATLKLRLNRDVHLPRNATAKIGQTSLLGSQHIELRAPENPEGELRNGDTIGMSSSTSYPTIERTLAGLALLLQRGGLSDLDTITTEFAALSNGRGDQIRAFLTKLDTFIGSLNDQREDITRAIDSSNRLLSYFGSHNDSIDKALTDFPPLFKYFNAQQAIFINAVDALGVMGTQVNQQIAPARSDLHQVLTSMQCPARELRKASPYLPDLLQVMITAPYHVDGAFKAVRGDFINTSLVVDLSYAAIDNAILTGTGFSGMLRALEQSFGHDPQKMIPDVRYTPNPATAPGGPYVERADRNC from the coding sequence ATGAAGACGGTCAGCCGCCGCGGCTTGCAGGCGCTGGTACTGCTGATGGCCGCCCTGACGCTGTCGTCGTGCAGCAGCTGGCGCGGGATCGCCAACGTGTCCTTGCCCGGCGGACCGGGTAGTGGACCCGGCGCCTACACGGTCTACGTGCAGGTGCCCGACACCTTGGCGCTCAACGGCAACAGTCGCGTCCTGGTCGCCGACGTCTTCGTCGGCGCGGTGGAGCGGATCGAGCTCAAGAACTGGGTCGCCACACTCAAGCTGCGGCTGAACAGGGATGTCCACCTGCCGCGCAACGCCACCGCGAAGATCGGCCAGACCAGCTTGCTGGGCTCCCAGCACATCGAGTTGCGGGCACCGGAGAACCCAGAGGGTGAACTCCGCAACGGCGACACCATCGGGATGAGCAGTTCGACGTCCTACCCGACGATCGAGCGGACCCTGGCCGGGCTGGCGCTGCTGCTGCAGCGCGGTGGGTTGTCCGACCTGGACACCATCACCACCGAGTTCGCGGCGCTGTCCAATGGGCGGGGCGATCAGATCCGGGCCTTCCTGACCAAGCTGGACACGTTCATCGGCAGTCTGAACGACCAGCGGGAAGACATCACTCGGGCGATCGACTCCAGCAACCGGCTGCTGAGCTACTTCGGTTCGCACAACGACAGCATCGACAAAGCCCTGACGGACTTCCCGCCGCTGTTCAAGTACTTCAACGCGCAGCAGGCGATCTTTATCAACGCTGTTGATGCGCTGGGCGTGATGGGCACGCAGGTCAACCAGCAGATTGCACCCGCGCGGTCCGACCTGCACCAGGTGCTGACCTCGATGCAGTGCCCGGCACGGGAACTGCGTAAAGCGTCGCCGTATCTGCCCGACCTGCTGCAGGTCATGATCACCGCGCCGTATCACGTCGACGGTGCCTTCAAGGCCGTTCGTGGCGACTTCATCAACACCTCGCTGGTGGTGGACCTGAGCTACGCGGCCATCGACAACGCGATCCTGACCGGAACCGGTTTCTCTGGAATGCTGCGAGCGTTGGAGCAGTCCTTCGGCCACGACCCCCAGAAGATGATCCCGGACGTTCGGTACACGCCGAACCCGGCTACCGCACCCGGCGGTCCATATGTGGAAAGGGCTGACCGGAATTGCTGA